In Candidatus Promineifilum breve, one genomic interval encodes:
- the prfB gene encoding peptide chain release factor 2 (programmed frameshift) — MEELINRLTELTNIIDLLRGRLDVATKEARIAELEAKIAEADFWNNPAAGQGVMRELTRLREQVGVWQTLGRSLADTLELAELDDEALREELSAEVERLSGQVELLEFQTLMSGEYDDENAILAIHAGAGGTEAQDWAHMLQRMFIRWAEQHRMTVEVLDTSAGDEAGIKSCMMSVTGRYAYGWLKSERGVHRLVRISPYDGSSRRHTSFAKVEAWPDVAEEIEIEIDERDLRIDRFRASGAGGQHVQKNETAVRITHVPTGLVVSCQNQRSLTQNTQVAMNILKAQLFDLARRNQTAEIAALKGEDVDAAWGSQIRSYVLQPYKMVKDHRTGHEVGNTQAVLDGRLDGFMEAFLRHSVGQGAPATEENTAIPEE; from the exons ATGGAAGAACTAATCAATCGCCTCACCGAACTGACCAACATCATCGACCTGCTCCGGGGGCGTCTT GACGTCGCTACCAAGGAAGCCCGTATTGCCGAATTGGAAGCCAAAATAGCCGAGGCCGACTTCTGGAATAACCCGGCGGCCGGGCAGGGGGTCATGCGCGAGTTGACCCGCCTGCGCGAGCAAGTGGGCGTGTGGCAGACGCTGGGCCGCTCGCTGGCCGACACGCTGGAACTGGCCGAACTGGACGACGAGGCATTGCGCGAGGAGCTATCGGCCGAGGTCGAGCGCCTGTCGGGCCAGGTGGAACTGTTGGAGTTCCAGACGCTGATGTCCGGCGAGTACGACGACGAGAACGCCATCCTGGCCATCCACGCCGGGGCCGGCGGCACCGAGGCCCAGGACTGGGCCCACATGCTCCAGCGCATGTTCATCCGTTGGGCGGAGCAACACCGCATGACGGTCGAAGTGCTGGATACGAGCGCCGGCGACGAGGCCGGGATCAAGAGTTGCATGATGTCGGTCACCGGCCGCTACGCCTATGGCTGGCTCAAATCGGAGCGCGGCGTCCACCGGCTGGTGCGCATCTCGCCCTACGACGGCTCCAGCCGCCGCCATACTTCCTTCGCCAAGGTGGAGGCGTGGCCCGACGTGGCCGAGGAGATCGAGATCGAGATCGACGAGAGAGATCTGCGCATCGATCGCTTTCGGGCCAGCGGGGCGGGCGGCCAGCACGTGCAGAAGAATGAGACGGCCGTGCGCATCACCCACGTTCCGACCGGTCTCGTCGTCTCCTGCCAGAACCAGCGCTCGCTGACCCAGAACACGCAGGTGGCGATGAACATCCTGAAGGCCCAGCTGTTCGATCTCGCCCGGCGCAATCAGACCGCCGAGATCGCCGCGCTGAAGGGCGAAGACGTGGACGCCGCCTGGGGCAGCCAGATTCGCTCCTACGTGCTGCAACCCTACAAGATGGTCAAGGACCACCGCACCGGCCACGAGGTCGGCAATACGCAGGCCGTGCTCGATGGCCGGCTCGATGGCTTTATGGAAGCCTTCCTGCGCCATAGCGTCGGTCAGGGCGCGCCTGCGACGGAAGAAAACACCGCCATACCGGAAGAGTAG
- a CDS encoding exodeoxyribonuclease VII small subunit: MDDVIEELSFEDALLELEQTVAQLESGNLSLDLSLSLFERGQRLAHHCGELLDKAQLRIEQLTEDGEIVTLSPPN, encoded by the coding sequence ATGGATGACGTGATCGAGGAACTCTCCTTCGAAGACGCCCTGCTGGAGTTGGAACAGACGGTGGCGCAACTGGAGTCCGGCAATCTGAGCCTGGACTTGTCCTTGTCGCTATTCGAGCGTGGACAGCGTCTCGCCCATCATTGCGGCGAACTGCTGGACAAGGCCCAACTGCGTATCGAGCAACTGACCGAGGACGGCGAAATCGTCACGCTGTCGCCGCCGAATTGA
- the ftsY gene encoding signal recognition particle-docking protein FtsY translates to MFKSIRESLSRTRQTVFGQLATVLGAGDITEETWEDLEALLIQADVGVPTTVHLVDTLRERARREGLFRADQLVHALRSELRAILVNPTTFEMEEKRLLTVVMVVGVNGSGKTTTIGKLAHRYKGQGRKVIVAAGDTFRAAAIDQLAIWGQRADVPVISGQPGGDPAAVAYDGIRAARARGYDMLFIDTAGRLHTKFNLMKELEKVYGVCHKSVHAAPHDVLLVLDAPTGQNALTQAAKFQESVHVSGVILTKLDSTAKGGMVFAIYRELGLPVRFIGTGERILDLAPFDADQFIEGLFEQ, encoded by the coding sequence TTGTTCAAGAGTATTCGCGAGTCATTGAGCCGCACGCGCCAGACGGTATTCGGCCAACTTGCCACCGTTCTGGGCGCGGGTGACATTACCGAAGAGACGTGGGAAGACCTGGAGGCGCTGCTGATCCAGGCCGACGTGGGCGTGCCGACCACCGTCCATCTGGTGGATACGCTGCGCGAACGCGCCCGCCGCGAGGGGCTGTTCCGCGCCGATCAACTGGTCCACGCCTTGCGGAGCGAGTTGCGCGCCATTCTGGTCAACCCGACTACGTTCGAGATGGAAGAAAAGCGCCTGCTGACCGTGGTCATGGTTGTCGGCGTCAACGGCTCCGGCAAGACGACGACCATCGGCAAGCTGGCCCATCGCTACAAGGGCCAGGGCAGGAAAGTCATCGTGGCCGCCGGCGACACCTTTCGCGCCGCGGCCATCGACCAGTTGGCGATCTGGGGCCAGCGGGCCGACGTGCCGGTCATTTCCGGCCAGCCGGGCGGCGACCCGGCGGCCGTGGCCTACGATGGCATCCGCGCCGCCCGCGCCCGCGGCTACGATATGCTGTTCATCGACACCGCCGGCCGCCTCCATACCAAGTTCAACCTGATGAAGGAACTGGAGAAGGTCTACGGCGTCTGTCACAAGAGCGTCCATGCCGCGCCCCACGACGTGCTGCTGGTGCTCGACGCGCCGACGGGCCAGAACGCGCTGACCCAGGCCGCCAAATTCCAGGAATCGGTTCACGTCAGTGGCGTCATCCTGACCAAGCTGGACAGCACGGCCAAGGGCGGCATGGTCTTCGCCATCTATCGTGAGTTGGGACTGCCGGTGCGTTTCATCGGCACCGGCGAGCGCATCCTCGACCTGGCCCCCTTCGACGCCGATCAGTTCATCGAAGGGCTGTTCGAGCAATAA